From Pseudorasbora parva isolate DD20220531a chromosome 25, ASM2467924v1, whole genome shotgun sequence, one genomic window encodes:
- the LOC137064501 gene encoding C-type lectin domain family 10 member A-like isoform X1, which translates to MYREDGQTADVIYQNINVISGKKITDHNATGVQSSKLTEVGNPTDSDCVRIRRFRAAAVCLILLCVLLLTALTVVCVMFTRERERLISTNENLTNDRDQLNSTNENLTNDRDQLNSTNSNLKQLNVQLNQEKRELMKLFQEGWIYYQSSFYYLSKKAENWTESRRYCRERGADLIIINNIDKQTFVENMFGGTTVYIGLTDSDATGQWKWVDGSTLTSGFWGSGQPIGGPGYNCVLTVTRDPRWPAYFRWCNVGCQSAFQWICEKSISQFIQP; encoded by the exons ATGTACAGAGAAGATGGACAAACGGCTGATGTTATCTACCAAAATATTAATGTCATATCTGGAAAAAAGATCACAGATCATAATGCAACGGGAGTCCAGTCATCTAAACTCACAG AAGTTGGCAACCCTACAGACAGTGATTGTGTGAGGATCCGCCGCTTCAGAGCCGCTGCAGTGtgtttgattctgttgtgtgtgCTTCTGCTGACTGCACTCACAGTGGTGTGTGTCATGttcacgagagagagagaacggcTCATATCCACCAATGAGAATCTCACCAATGACAGAGACCAGCTCAACTCCACCAATGAGAATCTGACCAATGACAGAGACCAGCTCAACTCCACCAATAGCAACTTAAAACAACTAAACGTCCAGTTAAATCAAGAGAAAAGGGAACTGATGAAGTTGTTTCAAG AGGGATGGATTTACTATCAGTCCAGTTTTTACTACTTGTCCAAGAAGGCCGAGAACTGGACTGAGAGCAGAAGATACTGCAGAGAGAGAGGAGCAGATCTGATCATCATAAACAACATAGacaaacaa ACTTTTGTAGAGAACATGTTTGGTGGTACGACAGTCTATATTGGTCTGACTGACAGTGATGCTACGGGCCAATGGAAATGGGTCGATGGCAGCACACTGACCTCTGG GTTCTGGGGGTCTGGACAGCCTATCGGAGGTCCAGGATATAACTGTGTTTTGACTGTGACTCGTGACCCAAGGTGGCCAGCTTATTTCAGATGGTGCAATGTTGGATGTCAATCAGCTTTTCAATGGATCTGTGAGAAGAGTATTTCGCAATTCATACAGCCATAG
- the LOC137064501 gene encoding C-type lectin domain family 10 member A-like isoform X2, with the protein MYREDGQTADVIYQNINVISGKKITDHNATGVQSSKLTDSDCVRIRRFRAAAVCLILLCVLLLTALTVVCVMFTRERERLISTNENLTNDRDQLNSTNENLTNDRDQLNSTNSNLKQLNVQLNQEKRELMKLFQEGWIYYQSSFYYLSKKAENWTESRRYCRERGADLIIINNIDKQTFVENMFGGTTVYIGLTDSDATGQWKWVDGSTLTSGFWGSGQPIGGPGYNCVLTVTRDPRWPAYFRWCNVGCQSAFQWICEKSISQFIQP; encoded by the exons ATGTACAGAGAAGATGGACAAACGGCTGATGTTATCTACCAAAATATTAATGTCATATCTGGAAAAAAGATCACAGATCATAATGCAACGGGAGTCCAGTCATCTAAACTCACAG ACAGTGATTGTGTGAGGATCCGCCGCTTCAGAGCCGCTGCAGTGtgtttgattctgttgtgtgtgCTTCTGCTGACTGCACTCACAGTGGTGTGTGTCATGttcacgagagagagagaacggcTCATATCCACCAATGAGAATCTCACCAATGACAGAGACCAGCTCAACTCCACCAATGAGAATCTGACCAATGACAGAGACCAGCTCAACTCCACCAATAGCAACTTAAAACAACTAAACGTCCAGTTAAATCAAGAGAAAAGGGAACTGATGAAGTTGTTTCAAG AGGGATGGATTTACTATCAGTCCAGTTTTTACTACTTGTCCAAGAAGGCCGAGAACTGGACTGAGAGCAGAAGATACTGCAGAGAGAGAGGAGCAGATCTGATCATCATAAACAACATAGacaaacaa ACTTTTGTAGAGAACATGTTTGGTGGTACGACAGTCTATATTGGTCTGACTGACAGTGATGCTACGGGCCAATGGAAATGGGTCGATGGCAGCACACTGACCTCTGG GTTCTGGGGGTCTGGACAGCCTATCGGAGGTCCAGGATATAACTGTGTTTTGACTGTGACTCGTGACCCAAGGTGGCCAGCTTATTTCAGATGGTGCAATGTTGGATGTCAATCAGCTTTTCAATGGATCTGTGAGAAGAGTATTTCGCAATTCATACAGCCATAG